Proteins encoded within one genomic window of Rossellomorea vietnamensis:
- the hisF gene encoding imidazole glycerol phosphate synthase subunit HisF has product MLTKRIVPCLDVNDGRVVKGIQFVELRDAGDPVELAKVYDEQGADELVFLDISASHEGRKTMVEVVQHVAAELAIPFTVGGGINSVEDMKAILRAGADKVSLNTAAVLRPELVREGADYFGSQCIVVAIDAKYDEETNGWKVYTHGGRKLKDLDAVEWAKEVEALGAGEILLTSMDSDGEKKGFNLALTKAVSEAVTIPVIASGGAGNAVHFKDVFTEGKADAALAASIFHYKETSVEEVKSYLRKEEVHVR; this is encoded by the coding sequence ATGTTAACGAAACGTATCGTCCCTTGCCTGGACGTAAATGACGGCCGGGTGGTAAAAGGCATCCAGTTTGTGGAACTGAGGGATGCGGGGGACCCCGTTGAACTTGCCAAAGTATACGATGAGCAAGGTGCGGATGAACTGGTGTTCCTGGATATATCCGCATCACACGAAGGACGGAAAACCATGGTCGAAGTCGTTCAACATGTGGCAGCGGAATTGGCGATTCCTTTTACAGTAGGTGGAGGGATCAATTCGGTTGAGGATATGAAAGCGATCCTCCGGGCAGGGGCGGACAAGGTCTCCCTGAACACGGCAGCCGTACTTCGGCCTGAGCTGGTCCGGGAAGGGGCCGATTACTTCGGTTCCCAATGTATCGTAGTGGCGATCGATGCCAAATATGACGAAGAAACCAATGGATGGAAGGTTTACACCCACGGAGGCAGGAAGCTGAAAGACCTTGATGCTGTAGAATGGGCGAAGGAAGTTGAAGCCCTCGGAGCGGGGGAAATCCTACTCACGAGCATGGATAGCGACGGAGAGAAGAAAGGCTTTAACCTGGCCCTTACAAAGGCGGTCAGCGAAGCGGTGACGATTCCCGTGATTGCATCCGGCGGTGCCGGGAATGCCGTCCACTTTAAAGATGTGTTCACAGAAGGGAAAGCAGATGCGGCCCTGGCAGCTTCCATTTTTCATTATAAAGAAACGAGTGTAGAAGAAGTAAAAAGCTACTTACGGAAAGAAGAGGTGCACGTACGATGA
- the hisA gene encoding 1-(5-phosphoribosyl)-5-[(5-phosphoribosylamino)methylideneamino]imidazole-4-carboxamide isomerase, giving the protein MSFTIYPAIDMRGGKCVRLVQGDYNQETVYGDSPFDMAKKFAGEGAEWIHMVDLDGAKEGSRINDEFVIAVAEKLDAKVQIGGGIRSKEDIEHYLSRGVDRVIIGSIAVSNTELVKEWLQEYGDKIAIGLDAKDGYVATHGWLETSALKAVDLGKELAEAGAETFIFTDIATDGMLSGPNVEAVVDLAEQTGKSVIASGGISSLEDLKTLKEYESRGVSGAICGKSLYTGKFTVSEAVNEVRSC; this is encoded by the coding sequence ATGAGTTTTACGATTTATCCTGCCATCGATATGCGGGGCGGGAAATGCGTACGATTGGTGCAAGGGGATTATAATCAGGAAACGGTTTATGGAGACTCCCCGTTCGATATGGCAAAAAAGTTCGCCGGTGAAGGGGCAGAGTGGATTCACATGGTGGATCTTGACGGGGCAAAGGAAGGCTCCCGGATCAATGATGAATTCGTGATTGCCGTTGCAGAAAAACTCGATGCCAAGGTTCAAATCGGAGGGGGCATCCGATCCAAAGAAGATATCGAACACTATTTGAGCAGGGGTGTCGACCGTGTCATCATTGGCAGCATCGCTGTATCCAACACGGAATTAGTGAAAGAATGGCTTCAGGAATATGGAGATAAGATTGCCATCGGACTTGACGCGAAGGATGGCTATGTGGCGACCCATGGGTGGCTTGAAACCTCTGCTCTTAAAGCCGTCGATCTTGGAAAGGAACTCGCTGAAGCCGGTGCGGAAACATTCATATTTACCGATATTGCCACAGACGGAATGTTATCTGGTCCCAATGTTGAAGCAGTTGTGGATCTTGCCGAACAAACGGGGAAATCAGTGATTGCGTCTGGAGGCATTAGCTCATTGGAAGATCTGAAGACATTAAAGGAATATGAATCCCGGGGCGTATCGGGTGCCATTTGCGGGAAATCCCTTTACACGGGGAAGTTCACTGTCAGTGAGGCTGTAAACGAGGTGAGGTCATGTTAA
- the hisIE gene encoding bifunctional phosphoribosyl-AMP cyclohydrolase/phosphoribosyl-ATP diphosphatase HisIE → MTNTDWITSVKYDDKGLVPAIVQDAATKDVLTLAYMNETSLRKTVETGETWFYSRSRQELWHKGETSGNTQTVENITWDCDQDALLVLISKKGPACHKGEDSCFHEKVFGEGKSSKENILLTLEKLIENREIERPEGAYTTYLFEEGVDKILKKVGEEASEVIIAAKNRDSEELKWEVADLFYHVLVLLREQKLPLETVLDVLVERHNK, encoded by the coding sequence ATGACAAACACTGATTGGATCACATCCGTGAAGTACGACGACAAAGGCCTTGTGCCTGCCATCGTACAGGACGCTGCAACGAAGGATGTCCTCACTTTAGCCTATATGAATGAAACCTCACTTAGAAAAACCGTTGAGACAGGGGAAACATGGTTCTATTCCCGGTCACGCCAAGAACTTTGGCATAAGGGTGAAACGAGCGGGAATACACAAACGGTCGAGAATATCACGTGGGATTGCGATCAAGATGCACTTCTGGTCCTCATCTCGAAGAAAGGACCTGCCTGCCATAAGGGTGAGGACAGCTGTTTCCATGAAAAAGTCTTTGGTGAGGGGAAATCATCAAAAGAAAATATCCTTCTCACTCTGGAAAAACTGATCGAAAATCGTGAAATCGAGCGTCCTGAAGGAGCGTACACAACCTATCTTTTTGAAGAAGGAGTGGACAAAATCCTGAAAAAAGTAGGGGAAGAAGCATCAGAAGTGATCATTGCCGCCAAAAACAGGGACAGTGAAGAATTGAAATGGGAAGTCGCCGACCTCTTCTACCACGTGCTTGTCTTATTAAGGGAACAAAAACTCCCACTAGAAACGGTCCTGGATGTCCTCGTGGAACGTCATAATAAATAA